A window of Eretmochelys imbricata isolate rEreImb1 chromosome 25, rEreImb1.hap1, whole genome shotgun sequence contains these coding sequences:
- the BORCS8 gene encoding BLOC-1-related complex subunit 8 isoform X2, with product MEETEMQLKVKKVTDKFTESMYILANEPSVALYRLQEHVRRSLPELAQHKADMQSWEEQSQGAIYTVEYACSAIKNMMDSSVYFESIDRLLKHAITVKDQLNSAQGRSAAALQAPNPPASS from the exons ATGGAGGAGACCGAGATGCAGCTCAAGGTGAAAAAAG TTACAGACAAATTCACGGAAAGCATGTACATCCTGGCCAACGAGCCGTCTGTGGCACTGTACCGGCTGCAGGAGCATGTCAGGCGCTCACTTCCGGAACTCGCCCAGCACAAG GCTGACATGCAGAGCTGGGAGGAGCAGAGTCAAGGAGCCATCTATACCGTGGAGTATGCCTGCAG CGCCATAAAGAACATGATGGACAGCAGCGTGTATTTCGAGAGCATCGACAGGCTGCTCAAGCATGCCATCACTGTGAAGGATCAGCTGAATTCTGCTCAGGGCCGCAG CGCTGCTGCCCTGCAAGCCCCGAATCCGCCAGCCAGTTCCTGA
- the BORCS8 gene encoding BLOC-1-related complex subunit 8 isoform X1, with protein MEETEMQLKVKKVTDKFTESMYILANEPSVALYRLQEHVRRSLPELAQHKADMQSWEEQSQGAIYTVEYACSAIKNMMDSSVYFESIDRLLKHAITVKDQLNSAQGRSAGWPGCQERTLPTRLVFGDMQG; from the exons ATGGAGGAGACCGAGATGCAGCTCAAGGTGAAAAAAG TTACAGACAAATTCACGGAAAGCATGTACATCCTGGCCAACGAGCCGTCTGTGGCACTGTACCGGCTGCAGGAGCATGTCAGGCGCTCACTTCCGGAACTCGCCCAGCACAAG GCTGACATGCAGAGCTGGGAGGAGCAGAGTCAAGGAGCCATCTATACCGTGGAGTATGCCTGCAG CGCCATAAAGAACATGATGGACAGCAGCGTGTATTTCGAGAGCATCGACAGGCTGCTCAAGCATGCCATCACTGTGAAGGATCAGCTGAATTCTGCTCAGGGCCGCAG CGCTGGATGGCCTGGGTGCCAAGAGAGGACGCTGCCCACACGCCTTGTCTTTGGGGACATGCAGGGATGA